ATGTACGAGATCCTCGCGCAGACTCCGCATATCCCGGACAACTGCCAGTGGGGGCTCTTCCTCCGCAACCACGACGAGCTCACGCTCGAGATGGTCACCGACGAGGAACGCGACTACATGTACGCGGAGTACGCCAAGGACCCGCGGATGAAGATCAACGTGGGCATCCGCCGGCGGCTCGCCCCGCTGCTCGACGGCGGGCGGGACGAGATCGAGCTGATGCACGCGATCATGTTCTCGCTGCCCGGCTCGCCGGTCCTCTACTACGGCGACGAGATCGCGATGGGAGACAACGTGTTCCTCGGCGATCGCGACGGCGTGCGCACGCCGATGCAGTGGACGGGAGACCGCAACGGCGGCTTCTCCCGCGCCGACTTCGCGCAGCTCTACGCACCGCCGCTGATGGACCCCGTGTACGGCTTCCAGGCGGTGAACATCGAGGCGCAGCTGCGCACGGCCACCTCGCTCCTGCGCTGGCTCAGGCGCTTCATCGCACTGCGCAAGGAGCACCCGGTGTTCGGCTTCGGCAGCTACGAGCCGCTCACGCCTTCCAACCCGCGCATCTTCGCGCACGTGCGCCGCTTCGAGGACGACATCGTGCTGTGCGTCCACAACGTGGCGCGCTCCGCGCAGGCCGTGGAGCTCGACCTGTCCGCCTTCGAGGGGCGTTATCCGGTAGAGCTATTCGGGCGCTCACGGTTCCCGAGGATCGGGGAGCTCCCCTATCTCCTCACCTTGGCGCCTCGTGGGTTCTACTGGTTCGAGCTGGTCGAGGAGGAAGAACTGGAGCAGCAGGGTGCCTGATCTCGCTCGCAGCATCGAGGCCGGAGACCTCTCGTTCTTCGACGTTGAGGCGCTCCGCGAGTGGGTGGAGAACCAGCGCTGGTATGCGTCGAAGTCGCGCACCGTCACGGGCGTCGATCTGGTGGAGACGGTGGTGCTGCGCGACGAGCCGCCGCTGCTCGTGCTCGCCCTGCTGCAGACGCGCTTCTCCACCGGCACGCACGAGCTCTACCAGCTCCCGCTGGCCGTCCGGCCCGCGGGCGGCGGCGCGTCGCAGCCGGTGATCGCGCGTACCGACGAGTGGACGATCTGCGACGGCCTCATCGATCCCGTGTGCGGGCGCGAGCTGCTCGCACGTGTGAATGCCCAGGACACGATCGGGACCGAGGACGGCCGCTTCTGCTTCCAGCGCGCGGACGGCGTGCTCGACCTGCCGCCCGACATCACGGTGCGGCCGATGGGGGTGGAGCAGTCGAACTCCTCGCTCGTCTTCGCCGAGGAGCTCGTGATGAAGGTGTTCCGGAAGGTCGAGGCGGGCACCAACCCGGAGCTCGAGCTGCTCGGCTTCCTAACGGCGCGCGGCTTCCCCAACATCGCGCCGCTGTACGGCGCGTACGACTACGAGGGCCGCTCGATCACCGCCACGCTCGGCATCGTGCAGCGCTTCTTCCCCGACGGCGTGGGTGGCTGGGAGCTCGCGCTGGAGGAGATCACCTCCGAGCCGCAGAGCTTCCTCGAGCGGCTCGCGGCGCTGGGCGACGCCACCGCGCGGATGCACAACGTGCTGGCCAGCGACAACACGGACCCGGCGTTCGCGCCGGAGGAACCGAGCCAGGAGGCGCTTTCGCTCCTCACGGCCACGGTGGACGAGGACATCGAGCGCGTGTTCACCCGCCTACCGGACGACGAGCGTGTGGCTGAGATCGCCGGCTCGGGACAGGACGTGCGCGAGCGGCTGTCCACCCTCGCCCAGCTCGGCGTGGGCGGCCGCGTGATCCGCACGCATGGCGACTATCACCTGGGGCAGACCCTCTACACGCCGCGCGGCTGGGTGATCCTCGACTTCGAGGGTGAGCCCGCAAGGCCGCTGCCCGAGCGGCGGCAGAAGCGCTCGCCGCTGCGCGACGTGGCGGGCATGCTGCGCTCGTTCGCGTACGTGTCCTCGGCCGCGGAGATCCTGCGCGGGCACCCCGCGCCGCCGGACTTCGAGCAGCGTGCGCGAGAGACCTTTCTCGAGCACTACCTCTCCACTGTGGAGTCGAGCCTCCTGCCGGCCGGCGAGACCGCGGTGGAGCACCTGCTTTCCGTGTTCGAGCTGGAGAAGGCGGTGTACGAGCTGCGCTACGAGCTCGATAACCGGCCGGATTGGGTAGCGATTCCCGTCGCGGGTATTCGGAGACTGTTGGAGACGGAATGACTGTGGCCACTTCAGAGCTCGACGCCCTCGTCAAGAGGGAGCACTCGAACCCGCACGGGGTGCTCGGCGCCCACCGCGAGGACGGCGGCGTGGTGCTGCGCGCGTACCGCCCGGCGGCATGCGCGATCACCGCGCAGCTGCCGGACGGCAGCGAGGTGGAGCTCGAGGAGATACACGCGGGCGGGGTGTTCGAGGGCACGGTCCAGGACGCGGACCTGCCGCTGCGGTACAGCCTCGAGGTGGATTATGGGGACGGCGGCACGTTCACCATGGACGATCCCTACTCGTTCCCGCCCACGATCGGCGAGCTGGACCTCCACCTGTTCGGAGAGGGCAGGCACGAGCGGCTCTACGACGTGCTCGGCGCCCATTCCATGGAGCTCGAGGGCGTGGAGGGCACCGCATTCGCCGTGTGGGCCCCGGCCGCGCGCGCGGTGAGCGTGGTGGGCGACTTCAACTCGTGGGACGGGCGTCTGAACGCCATGCGCTCGCTCGGCGCGGGAGGCGTATGGGAGCTGTTCGTGCCTGGCGTGGAGCCTGGCACGCGCTACAAGTTCGAGATCCTCACGGCGGACGGCGAGCTGCGGGTGAAAGCGGACCCGTACGCCCAGCAGGCTGAGCCGCCACCGCGCACGGCGTCGGTGGTGCACCGGCCGCGCCACGAGTGGCGGGACGAGGCATGGCTCGAGCGGCGTGCGGCGGAGCAGCCGCTCGCGCGGCCGATGTCGATATACGAGGTGCACCTCGGGTCGTGGCGCCTCAACCGGCTCGAGGACAACCGCTCGCTCAACTACCTCGAGCTCGCTGACGAGCTGTCGGCGTACGTGCGCGACCTCGGCTTCACGCACGTGGAGCTGCTGCCCGTGATGGCGCACCCGTTCTCCGGCTCGTGGGGCTACCAGGTGACGGGCTACTACGCGCCCGCGGCGCAGTGGGGCTCGCCCGACGACCTGCGCGAGTTCGTGGACCGGCTGCACTCGAACGGGCTCGGCGTGATCCTCGACTGGGTGCCGGCCCACTTCCCGCGCGACGACTTCGCGCTCGCGCGCTTCGACGGCACGGCGCTGTACGAGCATGCGGATCCGCGCCGCGGCGCGCACCCGGACTGGGGCACGCTCGTGTTCAACTACGGGCGCCACGAGGTGCGGAACTTCCTCACCGCCAACGCGCTGTTCTGGCTGCGCGAGTACCACGCCGACGGCATACGCGTGGACGCGGTGGCCTCGATGCTCTACCTCGACTACTCGCGGCGCGAGGGCGAGTGGGTGCCCAACGAGTTCGGCGGGCGCGAGGACCTCGACGCTGTGGAGTTCCTCAAGGAGATGAACGAGGTGGCCTACGGCGAGGTGCCGGGCATCGTCACCGCCGCGGAGGAGTCAACGGCGTGGCCTGGCGTGTCGCGCCCCACGTACCTCGGCGGCCTCGGTTTCGGCTTCAAGTGGAACATGGGCTGGATGCACGACACCCTCAGCTACTTCCAGCAGGACCCGATCTACCGCCGCTACCACCATCACGAGCTCACCTTCAGCCTGATGTACGCGTTCAGCGAGAACTTCATCCTGCCGCTGTCTCACGACGAGGTGGTGCACGGCAAGGGCTCGCTCTACGGCAAGATGGCCGGCGATCGCTGGCAGAAGCTCGCCAACCTGCGCGCGCTCTACGCGTACATGTGGGCGCACCCGGGCAAGAAGCTGCTCTTCATGGGCAGCGAGTTCGCACAGGAGGCCGAGTGGAGCCACGAGCGCTCGCTCGACTGGCACCTGCTGGAGACCCCGGAGCACGCTGGGATCCAGTCGCTGGTGCGCGACCTCAACCGCCTCTACAAGGAAGAGCCCGCGCTGTGGCAGGTGGACTCGGAGCCGGCCGGCTTCTGGTGGCTCGAGCCCAACGACGCCGACAACAACGTGATGGCGTTCGCGCGCGCGTCGCGCGACGGCGAGCGCGTGCTGGTGTTCGCCACCAACCTCTCGCCGCTGCCGCGCCATGGCTATCGCCTCGGGCTCCCGAGGCCGTGCCGCTGGAAGGAGGCCGTGAACACGGACTCCACCTACTACGGCGGCAGCGACGTGGGCAACCTGGGGGCGATCGAGCCCGAGCCGATCCCGTGGCACAACCAGCCGTTCTCGGCCGAGATCACGCTGCCGCCGCTCGCAGCCGTGTGGCTGGTTCCGGATGAGGACTGAGCTGGCCGGCGAAGCCAGCGCTCCGAACGCGGCAGCCCGGTATCCCTGGGAGCGCCCGCTCGGCGCCCTCCCGCGAGCCGACGGCTCCACCGAGTTCCGCGTCTGGGCGCCGCATGCGGAAACCCTCGCGCTGCGCGTCGGGCCGGCGGACATCGAGCTTGAGGGCGCGGGCCACGGCGTGTACGAGGCGGTGGTGGATGCTGGTCCCGGCAGCGATTACCGCTACGTGGTGAACGGGCGGCGGATCCCGGATCCGTGCAGCCGCTGGCAGCCGGAGGGCCTGCGCGGGCCCTCCCGCGTGCTCGAGCCTCCGGCCGCCGCGAGCGCGCATCCCGTCCCGCTCGAGGAGCTCGTGCTCTACGAGCTGCACGTGGGCACGTTCACGGCCGAGGGCACCTTCGAGGCCGCGATTGAGCATCTGCGGCAGCTCGCCGAGATGGGCGTGACGGCGATCGAGATCATGCCCGTGGCGGAGTTCCCGGGCGCCCGCGGGTGGGGCTACGACGGCGTCTATCTGTCCGCCGCGCAATCGTCGTACGGCGGTCCGGCCGGGCTCGCGCGTTTAATCGAGGCCGCGCATGAGGCAGGTCTCGCGGTGATTCTCGACGTCGTGTACAACCACGTGGGCGCCTCGGGCGTGAAAGCGCTCGAGAGCTTCGGCCCCTACTTCACGGACAAGTACGAGACCGCCTGGGGCCGCGCGATCAACTACGACGACGAGCTGTGCGACCCGGTGCGCGAGTGGGTGCTGCAGAGCGCGGTGCAGTGGGTGCGCGACTTCGGCATCGACGGGCTGCGGCTCGACGCGATCCACGCGATCGTGGACTCGAGCGCGGAGCACATCGTGGCGGCCCTCGCGCGTCGCGTGCACGAGGTCCGGCCTGACGCGCTCGTGATCGCGGAGAGCGGGCTCAACGACGCGCGCGTGATGCGTCCGCGCGACCGGGGCGGCTACG
The DNA window shown above is from Thermoleophilaceae bacterium and carries:
- the treZ gene encoding malto-oligosyltrehalose trehalohydrolase, whose translation is MRTELAGEASAPNAAARYPWERPLGALPRADGSTEFRVWAPHAETLALRVGPADIELEGAGHGVYEAVVDAGPGSDYRYVVNGRRIPDPCSRWQPEGLRGPSRVLEPPAAASAHPVPLEELVLYELHVGTFTAEGTFEAAIEHLRQLAEMGVTAIEIMPVAEFPGARGWGYDGVYLSAAQSSYGGPAGLARLIEAAHEAGLAVILDVVYNHVGASGVKALESFGPYFTDKYETAWGRAINYDDELCDPVREWVLQSAVQWVRDFGIDGLRLDAIHAIVDSSAEHIVAALARRVHEVRPDALVIAESGLNDARVMRPRDRGGYGCDGAWADDFHHSLRTLLTGEREGYYAEFGRVGQLAKAFHRPHVHDGDYSEFRHRRFGAPADDVPPKRFVVFCQNHDQVGNRAFGDRLPPEARPLAAFCTLLAPFVPMLFMGEEYGEDAPFQFFSDHIDKKIAEATRDGRRREFAAFTEFQEEEIPDPQSPDTFERSKLTREEDPELARLYRELLAARRRLPAGDADEIAFEEDARWLRVRRGEFELVCNFAGAPAGVPCGGTDVELATHGDTRVSDGHVELPAFAGALVA
- the glgB gene encoding 1,4-alpha-glucan branching protein GlgB, whose protein sequence is MTVATSELDALVKREHSNPHGVLGAHREDGGVVLRAYRPAACAITAQLPDGSEVELEEIHAGGVFEGTVQDADLPLRYSLEVDYGDGGTFTMDDPYSFPPTIGELDLHLFGEGRHERLYDVLGAHSMELEGVEGTAFAVWAPAARAVSVVGDFNSWDGRLNAMRSLGAGGVWELFVPGVEPGTRYKFEILTADGELRVKADPYAQQAEPPPRTASVVHRPRHEWRDEAWLERRAAEQPLARPMSIYEVHLGSWRLNRLEDNRSLNYLELADELSAYVRDLGFTHVELLPVMAHPFSGSWGYQVTGYYAPAAQWGSPDDLREFVDRLHSNGLGVILDWVPAHFPRDDFALARFDGTALYEHADPRRGAHPDWGTLVFNYGRHEVRNFLTANALFWLREYHADGIRVDAVASMLYLDYSRREGEWVPNEFGGREDLDAVEFLKEMNEVAYGEVPGIVTAAEESTAWPGVSRPTYLGGLGFGFKWNMGWMHDTLSYFQQDPIYRRYHHHELTFSLMYAFSENFILPLSHDEVVHGKGSLYGKMAGDRWQKLANLRALYAYMWAHPGKKLLFMGSEFAQEAEWSHERSLDWHLLETPEHAGIQSLVRDLNRLYKEEPALWQVDSEPAGFWWLEPNDADNNVMAFARASRDGERVLVFATNLSPLPRHGYRLGLPRPCRWKEAVNTDSTYYGGSDVGNLGAIEPEPIPWHNQPFSAEITLPPLAAVWLVPDED
- a CDS encoding alpha-glucosidase C-terminal domain-containing protein — its product is MYEILAQTPHIPDNCQWGLFLRNHDELTLEMVTDEERDYMYAEYAKDPRMKINVGIRRRLAPLLDGGRDEIELMHAIMFSLPGSPVLYYGDEIAMGDNVFLGDRDGVRTPMQWTGDRNGGFSRADFAQLYAPPLMDPVYGFQAVNIEAQLRTATSLLRWLRRFIALRKEHPVFGFGSYEPLTPSNPRIFAHVRRFEDDIVLCVHNVARSAQAVELDLSAFEGRYPVELFGRSRFPRIGELPYLLTLAPRGFYWFELVEEEELEQQGA